From the genome of Leptodactylus fuscus isolate aLepFus1 chromosome 1, aLepFus1.hap2, whole genome shotgun sequence, one region includes:
- the PCDH18 gene encoding protocadherin-18: MDFSALLGAPISLGMDLCWGPRRQWIGRNMNPVFFCALCLLMIMKPCVIVGKNLKYSIYEEQMVGSVVARLAEDVADVLAKLPNPSSVRFKAMQQGKTPLLLVKEDNGEISIGAKIDREQLCQKNLNCSIEFDVITLPTQHLQLFHVEVEVLDINDNAPHFSRALIPIEISESAAVGTRIPLDSAFDPDVGENSLHTYSLSENEYFKIEVKTRTDGAKYAELIVVRELDREQQSSYELQLTASDMGVPQRYGSAILKITISDSNDNSPAFEKKSYVIRLPENAPVGTLLIDLNATDPDEGANGKVVYSFNSNVSPKITETFRMDPEKGQLTLIKQVDYETTKSYEIDVQAQDMGPNSIPGHCKIIINVIDVNDNKPEININLMSSGKEIAYISESAPLDTFVALVRVQDKDSGLNGEIVCKLHGHGQFRLQKTYENNYLILTNATLDREKRSEYSLTVIAEDRGLPSLSTVKHFAVQISDENDNPPRFQTNRYEIVIVENNLPGAHITTVRATDPDQAENGQVTYIIPESFVQGSSIATYVTIDPSNGAIYALRAFDHEEVNQIIFTVQARDSGVPQLVTNATVVLTVVDENDNSPVIVAPTLHNNTAKISVPRDAESGFLITKIKAMDRDSGLNSELTCSIIAGNEYDVFLIDPRSCEIYTNISMETFPIQEWDLLVLIQDKGTPPRSTKALLKCHIHETPDATGSTEAAYVNQASMDVSMIIIISLGAICAVLLVIMVVFATRCNREKKDNGSYNCRVAESTYQHHPKRPSRQIHKGDITLVPTMNGTLPIRSHHRSSPSPSPTLERGQMSSRQSHHSRQSLNSLMTISSNHVPDTFALELTHATPAVEVSQLLSMLHQGQYQPRPSFRGNKYSRSYRYALQDMDKFSLKDSGRGDSEAGDSDYDLGRDSPIDRLLGEGFSELFLTDGHRIPPVMRYCTEECRVLGHSDQCWMPPLPSPSADYRNNMFIPGEEVQPLQQTQPQTQQQTQQVPLLEDDMLPTDQNEKKKSFSTFGKESQDEEAAEACTSSLLTEMSSVFQRLLPPSMDTYTESSEADRSNSLERRKGQVPAKTVSYPQGVAAWAANTHFQNPNNVGGPSLGNHSSAQPSSKWLPAMEEIPENYEEDDFDNVLNHLNDGKHELMDASELVAEINKLLQDVRQN; this comes from the exons ATGGACTTCTCTGCACTACTTGGAGCCCCGATCTCGCTGGGAATGGATCTGTGCTGGGGACCGAGGAGACAGTGGATCGGTAGGAACATGAACCCTGTGTTTTTCTGTGCGTTGTGTTTGCTTATGATCATGAAGCCATGTGTGATCGTGGGGAAGAACCTAAAGTACAGCATATATGAGGAGCAGATGGTGGGCTCGGTGGTGGCCAGGCTAGCCGAGGATGTGGCTGACGTCTTAGCCAAGTTACCTAACCCTTCCTCGGTGCGCTTTAAAGCCATGCAGCAGGGGAAGACTCCTCTGCTCCTGGTCAAGGAGGACAACGGGGAGATCAGTATCGGGGCTAAGATCGACCGGGAGCAGCTGTGTCAGAAGAACTTAAACTGCTCCATAGAGTTTGATGTGATCACCCTGCCCACCCAGCATCTGCAGCTCTTCCATGTGGAGGTGGAGGTCCTGGACATCAATGATAATGCCCCCCATTTCTCCAGAGCCCTCATCCCCATCGAGATCTCGGAGAGTGCCGCTGTGGGCACCAGGATCCCCCTAGACAGCGCCTTTGACCCAGATGTCGGAGAGAATTCTCTTCACACCTATTCCCTATCCGAGAATGAATACTTTAAGATCGAGGTAAAGACCAGGACTGATGGCGCCAAATATGCAGAACTTATTGTAGTCAGGGAGCTGGACAGGGAGCAGCAGTCTAGCTATGAGCTCCAGCTCACTGCCTCAGATATGGGGGTCCCCCAGAGGTATGGCTCAGCAATCCTCAAAATTACCATCTCTGACTCCAATGACAACAGCCCAGCCTTTGAGAAGAAGTCTTACGTTATCAGGCTACCTGAAAATGCCCCAGTGGGCACATTGCTCATAGACCTCAATGCCACAGACCCAGACGAAGGGGCAAATGGAAAGGTGGTGTACTCATTTAACAGCAATGTTTCCCCCAAAATTACTGAAACCTTCAGAATGGATCCAGAAAAGGGACAACTAACACTAATAAAGCAAGTGGACTATGAGACCACTAAGTCCTATGAGATTGATGTCCAGGCCCAGGATATGGGACCCAATTCCATCCCAGGTCACTGCaagattattataaatgtgattGATGTCAATGATAACAAACCAGAAATCAATATTAACCTGATGTCATCCGGTAAAGAGATTGCTTATATTTCGGAAAGTGCACCTCTGGATACATTTGTGGCCTTGGTAAGGGTGCAGGACAAAGATTCAGGACTAAATGGAGAAATTGTTTGCAAACTCCATGGACATGGACAATTCCGGCTGCAAAAAACATATGAAAACAATTATTTAATATTGACAAACGCCACTCTTGATAGAGAAAAGAGGTCTGAGTATAGCTTAACTGTAATAGCCGAGGACAGGGGGCTACCAAGTCTCTCCACAGTAAAGCACTTTGCTGTGCAGATCAGTGACGAGAATGACAACCCACCACGTTTCCAGACCAACAGATATGAGATTGTTATTGTGGAGAACAATTTACCTGGTGCACATATTACAACTGTTAGGGCAACTGATCCAGATCAAGCTGAAAATGGCCAGGTGACCTATATTATCCCTGAAAGCTTTGTTCAAGGTAGTTCCATTGCAACCTATGTGACTATTGACCCCTCCAATGGTGCAATATATGCATTACGGGCATTTGACCATGAAGAAGTCAACCAGATCATCTTCACTGTCCAGGCCAGAGATAGTGGCGTTCCACAGTTGGTCACAAATGCTACAGTGGTTCTCACAGTGGTAGATGAAAATGACAACTCTCCAGTAATCGTGGCCCCTACTCTTCACAATAACACTGCAAAGATTTCGGTTCCCAGGGATGCTGAAAGTGGTTTCTTAATTACCAAAATAAAGGCCATGGATAGAGACTCTGGACTGAACTCTGAGCTTACTTGTTCCATCATCGCAGGGAATGAATATGATGTTTTCCTTATTGATCCCAGATCCTGTGAAATTTACACTAATATAAGTATGGAGACTTTCCCGATCCAAGAATGGGACCTTCTAGTATTAATTCAAGACAAAGGAACTCCTCCACGTTCTACTAAAGCCCTTCTTAAATGTCATATTCATGAAACTCCTGATGCTACTGGCAGTACAGAGGCCGCTTATGTTAACCAGGCCTCTATGGATGTCTCAATGATCATTATTATTTCCTTGGGAGCTATTTGTGCAGTTCTTTTAGTCATTATGGTTGTTTTTGCAACAAGATGTAACAGAGAAAAGAAGGACAACGGATCTTATAACTGCAGGGTGGCAGAGTCAACTTACCAGCATCACCCAAAGAGGCCTTCAAGACAAATTCATAAAGGGGACATTACATTAGTGCCTACGATGAATGGGACCCTTCCTATCAGATCTCACCACAGGTCTTCTCCATCACCATCCCCTACCTTGGAACGTGGCCAGATGAGCAGCAGGCAAAGTCATCATAGTCGACAGTCACTGAACAGTCTGATGACAATTTCATCTAATCATGTACCAGATACCTTCGCTCTGGAACTGACCCATGCTACGCCTGCTGTAGAG GTATCCCAACTGCTCTCCATGCTTCACCAGGGACAGTACCAGCCAAGACCAAGCTTTCGAGGAAACAAATATTCTAGAAGTTACAG GTATGCCCTTCAAGACATGGATAAATTTAGCCTGAAAGACAGTGGCCGAGGAGATAGTGAAGCAGGAGACAGTGACTATGATCTGGGCAGAGATTCTCCAATTGACAGACTTCTAGGAGAAGGATTCAGTGAACTTTTCCTTACTGATGGGCATAGAATTCCTCCAG TTATGAGATACTGTACAGAAGAATGTCGGGTTCTAGGGCATTCAGACCAGTGTTGGATGCCACCTCTTCCCTCTCCATCTGCAGACTACAGGAATAATATGTTCATCCCTGGTGAAGAAGTCCAACCTCTCCAACAGACACAGCCACAAACCCAGCAGCAGACACAACAAGTTCCTCTTCTTGAGGACGACATGCTTCCTACTGATCAGAAtgagaagaaaaaaagtttttctacATTTGGCAAGGAGTCTCAGGACGAGGAAGCAGCTGAAGCCTGCACGTCTTCACTCCTCACTGAAATGAGCAGTGTTTTCCAACGCCTGCTACCTCCATCTATGGACACCTACACTGAAAGTAGTGAAGCTGATCGCTCAAACTCTTTAGAGAGACGGAAAGGCCAAGTGCCTGCTAAGACAGTAAGTTACCCCCAAGGGGTTGCTGCGTGGGCAGCAAACACACATTTTCAAAATCCCAACAATGTTGGAGGACCTTCTTTAGGAAATCATTCCAGTGCACAACCATCATCAAAGTGGTTACCAGCCATGGAGGAAATCCCAGAGAACTATGAAGAAGATGACTTTGATAATGTTCTTAATCATCTCAATGATGGTAAACACGAACTTATGGATGCTAGTGAACTTGTGGCTGAAATTAATAAACTGCTTCAAGACGTGAGGCAAAATTAG